The window CGGCCCAGTCGTCGGGCCGGAGCTTGCCCGCGAGATGGTAGGGGAGGCCGCCGCTCTTGGCCAGCGCCTCGCCCAGCCCGTCGTCGAAGGCGCGGAAGGCGATGGCCTTGAGCCGTCCGCCTTCCGGTCCCGTCAGCGTGCAGCGCAGATGCCCGCCGGTCAGGACCTGCGGCCGGTCGATTCGGACGCCGGGAAGGGCGAAGCGCGGCTCGGGATTGCCGACGCCGAAGGGCGCCATCCGCTGCAGCAGCGCGACCAGCTCGGCACTGGCCGCGCGCAGGCGCAGCGCGCCGTCCAGGCCGAGGGCGGGACGATAGCCGGACTCGGCGATCCGCCGCGCCAGGCGATCGGCGAGAAAGGCGCGCAATTCCGCGATCCGCCCGGCCTCGACCGTCAGGCCCGCCGCCATGGCGTGACCGCCACCGTTGATCAGCAGCCCCGCACGCCGCGCGGCCAGCACCTCCGCGCCGAGATCGACGCCCGGCACGGAGCGCGCCGAGCCCTTGCCGATACCCGCCTCGACCGCGATCACCAGCGCGGGCAGGTTGAAGCGGTCCTTGAGCCGGCCGGCCACGATGCCGATCACCCCGGCGTGCCAGCCCTCCTCGGCGACGCAGATCAGGCCGCCGGCGGAGCCCGCCTTGGCCAGGGCGGACTCGGCCTGGCCGAGGGCCTGATCCAGCACCGCCTGCTCGATCTCGCGCCGCTCCCGGTTGAGGGCGTCGAGCCGCGCGGCCAGGTCGGCGGCCTCCGCGCGATCACCGGTGGCGAGCAGCCGGGCCCCCAGATCCGGCGTGCCGACCCGGCCGCCCGCGTTGATCCGGGGCCCGAGCAGGAAGGCCGTCTCGTAGGTGCCGGGCGGGCGGCTGACCCCGGCGACCTCGGCCAAGGCCACCAGGCCGGGGTTCTCGCGCCGCGCCATCACCTTGAGGCCCTGGGAGACCAGGGCCCGGTTGAGGCCGGTCAGGGCGACCACGTCGCAGACCGTCCCGAGGGCGACCAGGTCGAGCCAGGCCATCAGGTCGGGTTCCGCCCGGCGCCGGTACCAGCCCATGTCCCGCAACGCCCGGTTCAGCGCCACGACCAGCAGGAAGGTGACGCCGACCGCGGCCAATTGGCCGAGCCGGGAGCTGTCGTCCGCGCGGTTCGGGTTGACCACGGCGGCGGCGGTCGGCAGTTCCGCCTCGACGCCGTGGTGGTCCACGACCACCACGTCCTGGCCGGACCGGGCCGCGGACTCGAGGGCCTCGAAGGCGGTGACGCCGCAATCGACGGTGATCACGAGGGAGACGCCCTCGTCCCGCAGGCGCTGCAGCGCCGGCTTGTTGGGGCCGTAGCCCTCGGCGAAGCGGTCCGGCACGTAGACCCGCAGGTCGACGCCCAGCGCCGCGAAGAACCGCGCCAACAGCGCCGCCGAGGTCGCGCCGTCGACGTCGTAGTCGCCGAACACCGCGATCCCCTCGCCCGCTTCCAAGGCCCGGACGATCCGCGCGACCGCCGCCTCCATGTCCTTGAGACCGAGAGGATCGGGCAGAGCGCGGCGCAGGCGCGGCGCCAGAAAATCCTCGGCGCTCTCTAGGGTGACCTGCCGCGCCGCCAATGCCCGGCCCAGCACCTCGGGCAGGTCGAGGCTCTGGGCGAGCGTGAGGCCGAGCCGGTCGTCGGCGAGCCGCGCCTCCCAGCGCCGCCCGCGCAGGGAGCGCTCGACGTTGAGCAGGCAGGGACGGGAATCGCCGGAAGACGGGGCCGGTTGCATGCGCTCAACCCTGCAGAACCGAAAGATGCCGCGAATCGCCGACTCGCGACTAAGATCTTGAAGTCTAGAAGCAGCAACGCAAACAGCAAGCGCGCCGGGCTACTTGGGCGTGCCGGCGACCTCGGCCTGCGCCCCGACCAGCTCGGCGAGCCGGCGGC is drawn from Kiloniellales bacterium and contains these coding sequences:
- the recJ gene encoding single-stranded-DNA-specific exonuclease RecJ, coding for MQPAPSSGDSRPCLLNVERSLRGRRWEARLADDRLGLTLAQSLDLPEVLGRALAARQVTLESAEDFLAPRLRRALPDPLGLKDMEAAVARIVRALEAGEGIAVFGDYDVDGATSAALLARFFAALGVDLRVYVPDRFAEGYGPNKPALQRLRDEGVSLVITVDCGVTAFEALESAARSGQDVVVVDHHGVEAELPTAAAVVNPNRADDSSRLGQLAAVGVTFLLVVALNRALRDMGWYRRRAEPDLMAWLDLVALGTVCDVVALTGLNRALVSQGLKVMARRENPGLVALAEVAGVSRPPGTYETAFLLGPRINAGGRVGTPDLGARLLATGDRAEAADLAARLDALNRERREIEQAVLDQALGQAESALAKAGSAGGLICVAEEGWHAGVIGIVAGRLKDRFNLPALVIAVEAGIGKGSARSVPGVDLGAEVLAARRAGLLINGGGHAMAAGLTVEAGRIAELRAFLADRLARRIAESGYRPALGLDGALRLRAASAELVALLQRMAPFGVGNPEPRFALPGVRIDRPQVLTGGHLRCTLTGPEGGRLKAIAFRAFDDGLGEALAKSGGLPYHLAGKLRPDDWAGPGAVQFIIEDAAPAEG